The sequence below is a genomic window from Deltaproteobacteria bacterium.
CGCCATTATTCCGGAGGCCGGATTATTCCGGATTCGTGCAGCGAGTCGGGGGATCACGGGCTCTTCGGTCCATTGTTTCCGGAATAATCAGAGACTGTTCAGGAAGGCCAACAGATCGTCGTCGGGGCGGTAGCGTGCCGGTCGGATGTCCGAAGGCGAGGTCTTGGCCATCGCCCGCTCTTTGAGTTCGAGGTCGGCATGCAGATAGACGAAGGTCGTCTCGACGGACTCGTGGCCGAGCCATAGCGCGATGACCGCCCGGTCGACGCCGTTGGCGAGAAGGTCCATGGCCGCGGTGTGGCGCAGGCAATGCGGAGTGACACGCTTTTTCCCGAGGGAAGGGCAGTCGGCCCTCGCCGTGGCCAGATGTTTGGCCAGCAGGTAGCTGAGACTGTCGTGGCTCAGCGCCCGACCGCGTTGATTGGGGAACACGGGATCGTCCGGTTCGCCCCCGCGTTCCTTCAGCCACGCCTTGAGCATCGCCGCCGCATCCCTGCGCAGCGGCGTGTGGCGTTCCTTGCGCCCCTTGCCGTGACAGCGCAGATGGGCGCCGGCGCCGAGTTGCACGTCGCGGCAACGCAGTTCGATCAGTTCTGACGCCCGCAGCCCGGTTTGAACCGCTACCGTGAGCAGGGCTCGGTCGCGGCGGCCGAACCGGTTCCGCGGGTCCGGGGCGCGGAGCAGGGCCTGGACTTCGTCCCGGTCGAGCCAGGCCACCGGCGAGCGCAGATGGCGTTTGCTCGGCATGGCGAGAACACGTTGCGCGAGGGCCGCATGTTGCGGCTCGTGCAAGGCGACTTGGCGGAAGAAGGAGCGGATCGCGGCCAGGCGGGCGTTACGCGAGCGCGCCCGGTTGCCGCGCTCGTTCTCGAGATGACTGAGGAAGTCGCCGATGAAGGCGGAGTCGAAGTCTTCGAGTCGCAATTCCGAAGGCGGCTTGTTCCACTCCCGCTGGGCGTATCGCACCAGAAGCCGGAAGGTGTCGCGGTAGCTGGCGATGGTATGCGGGCTTGCCTCGCGCTGGTGCATCAGGTGGTTGCTGAAGAACATGGCCAGGAGTCGCGGGAAGTCGGCCGGAGCCTTCATGGCCGCGGCCTCGGCGCGAGGCCGTCGAGCCGTCTGGCGGCGGCCTGCATCAGCTCCGGGGTGGCGGACAGGTACCAGTATGTATCGCTCACATGGGCATGACCGAGCCAGGTCGCGAGGCGCGGGATGTGGCGCTCGACATCGACGCCCTCCCGATACCACCGCACCAGCGTGCCGACGGCGAACGAGTGGCGCATGTCAATGAGCCGGGGGCCGTCGCCACTCGACTTCGCAGGTTCCCGGAGGCCAGTTCGCCGGGACAGCCGGACGAACGTCCAGCGTAGCGTCGACTCCGTGATCCGGGTGCCGCTTTCGTTCAGGAAGAACGCCGGATCGCGGGGGTTGGGGCAGAGACGGTCGCGTCGTGCTGCGTAGCGGCCCAGTGCCAGGCTCGTGGACTCGTGCACGGGAATGTGGCGCGACTTGCCGAACTTGCCGTCGCGCACGGTCAGAACGCCGTTGGCAAGGTCGACGTCG
It includes:
- a CDS encoding tyrosine-type recombinase/integrase, yielding MTGLRTLLDEYLATRRALGVRLEAAERHLKRFVTVASEYEAVFITTELALRWATEPSHAQSAQWAKRLGLVRGFARYANAVDPRHQIPPQGLIPYRYRRPQPYIYSDQEIADLIAAARALSGTTGLRPFTYATLLALLAVTGMRTGEILNLDRDDVDLANGVLTVRDGKFGKSRHIPVHESTSLALGRYAARRDRLCPNPRDPAFFLNESGTRITESTLRWTFVRLSRRTGLREPAKSSGDGPRLIDMRHSFAVGTLVRWYREGVDVERHIPRLATWLGHAHVSDTYWYLSATPELMQAAARRLDGLAPRPRP
- a CDS encoding site-specific integrase: MKAPADFPRLLAMFFSNHLMHQREASPHTIASYRDTFRLLVRYAQREWNKPPSELRLEDFDSAFIGDFLSHLENERGNRARSRNARLAAIRSFFRQVALHEPQHAALAQRVLAMPSKRHLRSPVAWLDRDEVQALLRAPDPRNRFGRRDRALLTVAVQTGLRASELIELRCRDVQLGAGAHLRCHGKGRKERHTPLRRDAAAMLKAWLKERGGEPDDPVFPNQRGRALSHDSLSYLLAKHLATARADCPSLGKKRVTPHCLRHTAAMDLLANGVDRAVIALWLGHESVETTFVYLHADLELKERAMAKTSPSDIRPARYRPDDDLLAFLNSL